The genomic window GATGACTCTTGAAGTTTTAAGGGCAAGGAGAAGGTCTCTCGACCATCGTTGATTATGGTTTATTTTCGATTAACTTGCGCTTTGCAAGGCTACTGCAGCGCGACAAATCCGTCTGCGGCGCAAATTAGAAGCGCATGGTTTTTTTGCAACAACACACCTCACCCCGCGATGGTTATCCATGACGATTTTGAGTGTTTACAATAACAATCCGTTAATCGATGGCCGGCAATCGGACAGGGCCATGATGGTGCGGCGGGGAACGCAGATATTACTGCATGAAATGCGCCACGCCGTGCTGCCCGAACTGCCGCTGGCAAGCGGCCGCCGCGCCGATCTGATCACGCTTTCGGAAAAGGGCGAGGTCTGGATTATCGAAATCAAGACGTCGGTCGAGGATTTCAGGGTGGATCGTAAATGGCCGGAATACAGGCTGCATTGCGACCGCCTGTTCTTTGCGACTCACGAGGGTGTGCCGCTCGATATCTTTCCCGAGGAATGCGGGCTTTTTCTCTCGGACGGTTATGGCGCCCATATGATTCGCGAGGCGCCGGAACATCGCATGGCCCCCGCCACCCGCAAATCCGTCACGCTCAATTTCTCGCGGGCCGCCGCCCAAAGACTGATGATGGCCGAATGGGCGAACGGAAAACCGTATAATGTGGATGATGTGTGATGCCGTCTATTTCGGCGCGCGTTTGGCAAGGATGCGCTGAAGCGTGCGCCGATGCATGTTGAGCCGGCGCGCCGTCTCGGAAACATTGCGCTCGCACATTTCATAGACCCGCTGGATATGTTCCCAGCGCACCCGGTCGGCCGACATCGGATTTTCCGGAAGCTCTGCCTTTTCACCCGGGCGCTGCGTCAGCGCCGAAAAGACGTCGTCGGCATCCGCCGGCTTGGCAAGATAGTCTACGGCCCCGAGCTTCACGGCAGTGACCGCCGTTGCGATATTGCCGTAGCCCGTCAGCACGATGATCCTGGTGTCGTCGCGCCGCTGGCGGATCGCTTCGATGACGTCGAGCCCGTTGCCGTCGCCGAGCCGAAGATCGACCACCGCATACTTCGGCGGCCGGCCTTTCGATTTCGCCACGCCTTCCGCCACTGATTCGGCCGTCTCCACCTGGAAGCCCCGTGTTTCCATCGCCCGCGCCAGCCGGCGCAGGAACGGTCCGTCGTCGTCGACGATCAGCAGGCTGGCGTCGGGACCGATATGGTCTTCATCCGATATGGCGAAATCTTCATGGTTCTGTTCTGTCATCGTCTCGGGTCCTGGCGACTGAGCGCCGATCTCAATTCCTACTTATGCCCATAAACTCATTTTGTCGAATTTACGTCGATCAGCATGCGTGGCCATTCGATGCGGATGCGGGCGCCGGCATTTTCCGGGTCGCGGTTCTCGAAGACAAGCGATGCGCCCGAGCGTTCCAGCAGCGTTTTGGCGATGAAAAGCCCGAGCCCGAGCCCGCCGGCCGTATCTTCTTTCTGCCGCCGGGTCACATAGGGTTCGCCGATTCGCGTCAGAATGTCCGGCGCATAACCGTTGCCGTCGTCCTCGATGATGATCCGCACTTTATCGTGATCGTGCTCGACGGTGATGGTCACCTTCTCCCTGGCATAATCGACGGCATTTTCGATGAGGTTTCCGAGCCCGTACATAATGCCGGCATTGCGGTCGGTCACCGGCTCGCTCTTGCGCGGACTGTTTTCGATGAGTTCCAGCGTAATGCCGAATTCCCGGTGCGGCGCGACGATCTCCTCGATCATCGAGGATAGCGGCAGCCGGCGCATATGCGCTTCGCCTTCGGAAGAAAGCGTCGTCAACCGCCGCAGGATGTCACGGCAACGTTCGCTCTGGCTGCGCAGCAGCATGACGTCCTCGCGGAAACGGTCGTCGTCCTTGAGTTCGCGCTCCATTTCCTTGGCAACGACGCTGATCGTCGCAAGCGGGGTGCCGAGTTCGTGCGCGGCTGCGGCGGCAAGCCCGTCGAGCTGCGAAAGGTGCTTTTCCCGCTGCAGAACCAATTCGGTCGCCGCCAGCGCATCGGCAAGCTGGCTCGCCTCCATCGAGACGCGGTAGGCATAGAAGGCGGCAAATGCCATCGTCGAGGCGATCGAGCACCAGACGCCGAATTGCATGACGTTGTGCACGTTGATCTCGACCCCGTCGAACCAGGGCAGCGGGAAGGGAGAAAAGGCAAGCACCGTGATGCAGACCATAGCAAAGGCGATCAGGGCTGTGCTGTAGCGGATGGGCTGCGAGGCGAATGAGATGATGACGGGCACGCAGACGAGGGCTGCGAAGGGATTGGCAAGACCGCCGGTGATGAAGAGCAGCGCGCAGAGCTGCAGGAGATCGAAGCCGAGCAGCGCAAAGGCGGCCGGCGGCTCCAGCCGGTGCGTCGGCGGGTAACGGATCGTCAGGTAGAAGTTTACCCAGGCAAGGGCGGCGATCAGCGAGGAGCTCGCAATCAGCGGCAAGGGAAATTTCAGCCAGAAAGCAACGATGAACACCGTCACCGCCTGTCCGCCGACGGCAAGCCATCGCAATCGCACCAGCGTCTGCAGGCGCAGTCTTCGGCTGTTATGCCGGTCTTCCAGCGTGTGGCTTTCCGTCTTGTCGATCATGCCCGGATTCCTTGATGGTCCTCATGTACCACGCGGTTTTGCCCGTGTCGTCGGCAACGCCTCATCAGGTCGCTCCGGCCACGGATGGCGTGGATAGCGCCCGCGCATCTCGGCGCGCACGTCTTTCCATGAGCCGGCCCAGAAACCCGGAAGGTCGCGCGTCGTCTGGATCGGCCGGTGTGCGGGCGAAGTCAGCTCCAGCAGCAGGGGCAGGCGGCCTCCGGCGACCGCCGGATGCTGCTTCAGCCCGAACAGCTCCTGCACGCGGATCGTCAGAATCGGCTCCTCGCCTTCATATTGGATCGGATGCCTCTGTCCGGTCGGCGCTTCGAAATGCGTCGGCGCAAGCCGGCTAAGATCACGCTGCTGCTCGTGGGGCACCAGTGACATCAGCCCGATCGAAAGCCCACCCGCGGAA from Rhizobium sp. Pop5 includes these protein-coding regions:
- a CDS encoding ActR/PrrA/RegA family redox response regulator transcription factor, with translation MTEQNHEDFAISDEDHIGPDASLLIVDDDGPFLRRLARAMETRGFQVETAESVAEGVAKSKGRPPKYAVVDLRLGDGNGLDVIEAIRQRRDDTRIIVLTGYGNIATAVTAVKLGAVDYLAKPADADDVFSALTQRPGEKAELPENPMSADRVRWEHIQRVYEMCERNVSETARRLNMHRRTLQRILAKRAPK
- a CDS encoding MmcB family DNA repair protein, producing MTILSVYNNNPLIDGRQSDRAMMVRRGTQILLHEMRHAVLPELPLASGRRADLITLSEKGEVWIIEIKTSVEDFRVDRKWPEYRLHCDRLFFATHEGVPLDIFPEECGLFLSDGYGAHMIREAPEHRMAPATRKSVTLNFSRAAAQRLMMAEWANGKPYNVDDV
- a CDS encoding ActS/PrrB/RegB family redox-sensitive histidine kinase encodes the protein MIDKTESHTLEDRHNSRRLRLQTLVRLRWLAVGGQAVTVFIVAFWLKFPLPLIASSSLIAALAWVNFYLTIRYPPTHRLEPPAAFALLGFDLLQLCALLFITGGLANPFAALVCVPVIISFASQPIRYSTALIAFAMVCITVLAFSPFPLPWFDGVEINVHNVMQFGVWCSIASTMAFAAFYAYRVSMEASQLADALAATELVLQREKHLSQLDGLAAAAAHELGTPLATISVVAKEMERELKDDDRFREDVMLLRSQSERCRDILRRLTTLSSEGEAHMRRLPLSSMIEEIVAPHREFGITLELIENSPRKSEPVTDRNAGIMYGLGNLIENAVDYAREKVTITVEHDHDKVRIIIEDDGNGYAPDILTRIGEPYVTRRQKEDTAGGLGLGLFIAKTLLERSGASLVFENRDPENAGARIRIEWPRMLIDVNSTK